Proteins from one Hydrogenophaga sp. BPS33 genomic window:
- a CDS encoding lytic transglycosylase domain-containing protein produces MLDFMVLAQQCAPTVAPQTMAAVVQVESSFNPYAIGVVGGRLQRQPKSQAEAVATAKALEAAGWNFSVGVAQVNRYNLPKYSLTYEEAFEPCANIRVGSKILEDCYTRALPRTEGDRQRALHSAFSCYYSGNFTRGFRPDKAGEPSYVQKVLAQANVEAKPIPVVPSIAPGAARPQRVTAAGSGPVKVTAQGASDGPPADHAPVLLRRASEAPAQLKPVVTGASAAADLTVAKDDAKASQGEQPAQPARSAIVF; encoded by the coding sequence ATGCTGGATTTCATGGTCTTGGCGCAGCAATGCGCCCCTACGGTGGCCCCGCAGACGATGGCGGCCGTCGTGCAAGTCGAATCGAGCTTCAACCCCTACGCCATCGGCGTGGTGGGCGGAAGGCTCCAACGTCAACCCAAGTCGCAAGCGGAAGCTGTTGCGACGGCCAAGGCTCTTGAAGCCGCTGGCTGGAACTTCTCGGTAGGGGTTGCCCAGGTCAACCGCTACAACCTGCCGAAATACTCCCTAACCTACGAAGAAGCCTTCGAGCCGTGCGCGAACATCCGCGTCGGCTCGAAGATTCTCGAAGACTGCTACACGCGGGCTTTGCCCCGCACCGAGGGCGACCGGCAACGGGCGCTGCACTCGGCCTTCTCCTGCTACTACTCGGGCAACTTCACGCGCGGCTTCCGGCCTGACAAGGCCGGCGAGCCGTCGTATGTGCAAAAGGTCTTGGCGCAAGCCAACGTCGAGGCAAAGCCGATCCCGGTCGTTCCGTCGATCGCGCCGGGTGCAGCACGCCCGCAGCGCGTGACGGCGGCCGGCTCCGGGCCGGTCAAGGTGACGGCCCAGGGCGCGAGCGATGGGCCGCCTGCCGATCATGCCCCGGTGCTGCTGCGCCGGGCGAGCGAAGCGCCCGCGCAGCTCAAGCCCGTGGTGACAGGCGCATCCGCCGCGGCGGATCTGACTGTCGCCAAGGATGACGCGAAGGCCAGCCAGGGCGAGCAACCGGCGCAGCCGGCGCGCTCGGCCATCGTCTTCTGA